TTGTTGAATACCCATTTCCATTGCAGGGTTGTTTTGGATAGTTGCTACAATGATGTTTGCTTGGGTAATTAAACCTTCGTCATCAGTTGTGTAGTGGTGGATTAAAGTACCACGAGCAGCTTCTACAATACCTGCACCTTCACCTGCGGTTCTTTCTAATGCTTCAGGGAATTTGTCACCGGATAAGTCTTGTTCTAATGCGTCAGCAGCCATTTCTGCAGAAGCTAATAATTCGATTAATCTTGCCCAGTGGAATAATAATGGGTATTGTGCGTAACCGAATCTTTCTCTGAAGTCTTCTAAAGCACCTTGTGCTAAAGGAGCTGCATCAGGCATTTTGTCACAAACATTAATACGGGATAATGGTGCTACTCTGTAAATACCTTCTGGGTATCCTAATTCCTTAATGTAAGGGAATTTTAACCAGGAGTAAGGTTTTACGTGTTCAGCAACAACATCTTTGTATTCAAGGTTGTTATATTCAGTGTAAATGGAACCATCTACATCTTTTATTCTTACTTTACCGTTGTATACGTCCCAGTCACCATCTTTGGTTACGAGACCACAGTGACGGGTGTCACCGAAGTAACCTAAGGTTTTGACTAAGTCAATTTTTTCTTCTAAGATAGGTACAGCCAATTCAATGGTAGCTTGTGCTAATTCAATGTTTTCTTTAGCTTTTGCTAATAAGTCAGCTTGAGTTTCTTCATCTAATTCAGTGGAGATACCACCAGGAGTAGAGGAAGTTGGGTGAATTGGACGACCACCAGTTGCGGATACAATATCTAAACCGTTTCTTCTGATTTTGATAGCTTGTAAAGCAACTTCAGGCATATCTTGGATAATTTGGAAAACGTTTCTTGTTTTTCTGGTTCCGTCAGGAATGACTAAATCAGGTGCTGCTAAGAAGTAGAAGTGGAGAGCGTGAGAGTGCATGTAAGATCCCCAGTTCATTAATTCTCTCATTTTGTAAGCAGCAGGTAAGATTTCGTCATCGTCAAATCCATAGATTTGGTCAACAGCTTTAGCAGCTGCTAAGTGGTGTTGTACATCACAAATACCACAGATTCTAGGTACGATACGAGGTACTTCCTCAGCTGGACGTCCTTGTAAGAATTTTTCGAATCCTCTAAATTCCATAACATGTAATCTAGTGTCTTCTACATTTCCTGCTTCGTCAAGGTGTACAGTAATTTTTGCGTGACCTTCAATACGAGTTACAGGTTCCATAGTAAGTTTTACCATATTATTTTCCTCCTTTTTGCATTTTAGCAGGGACTAAAGCAGCTGGTAAAGTGTAAGTGTAGAAAGTACCTACAATGTCATCTAATTGATCAGCTACTTGTTCAGGGTCTACGGTTTTATCTTCGTTAATACCGTAGTCAGATGCAATCGCAGAAATCATTTTTGCACCTGCATCGTTTACTTTAGCAGTAGGTCCGTAACAACCTCTACATGGGATAGCAATACTTGGGCATTGTGCACCACATAAGGATACGGTTGCAGGTCCCATACATACTAAACCTTGAGCAATTAAACATAAGTCATCTTCTGGTTTACCAACTTCAAATTGTCTTTTAATGAAGTCCATAGCGAGACCAGCAGGTGGTTTTTCTCTAGGACATACTTCACAAAGGTTAGTGGTTGGTAATTCGATAGTTCCTCCATTTAATAAGGTAAGAATAGCTTCAGCTACTACGTCAGATTTTGGAGGGCAACCAGGAATTGCTAAATCAACTTGGATTACTTCACCTAATGGTCTTACTCTGCTTTCTAATGCAGGTACGTCTTCATTAGGAATAATACCTTCTGGGTTGACGGTACTGCATGAGTTAATGTAACCTTCAGTGGTTAATTCTTCAACGGTGTGTAAGTTACCGAGACCAGGAATACCACCATAGCATGCGCAAGTACCATATGCAATAACGAGGCCAGCTTTTTCTCTTAACATTTCTGCTAATTCTCTGTTTTCTTCGTTTCTAATTCCACCTTCTACAATGAGTACGTCTAATTCAGGTACTTCATCATATTTAGTATCACATAATACTGGTGAAAATTCGAATTGTGCTAATTCTAAAACATCTAATAAAGATTCGTGAAAATCCGCAATGGATAAGTGACAACCGGAACATGCTCCGAGCCACATAGTTCCTACTCTAGCTTTATCTGCCATAAATAATCCTCCAGTTAAATCTATCCTTCAGCATCTAATTGTGCTTTTAATGGGGAAGGTCCTAAATCTTTAATTCTGTTTACCATCATTTTTACAGAACTAGCGAATTTTTCTCCTTCAGAAGCAGAAATCCAGTCGTGGTGGACTCTTTCTCTTCCGATTCCCATATCTTCGACTAATTTATAAACTAATCTCATTCTTCTGTCAAGTTTATAGTTACCTGCATCGTAGTGGCAGTCACCCATGTGGCATCCTGCTACGAATACACCATCAGCACCGTCTCTAAATGCTTTTAAAATAAACTGAGGGTCAATTCTTCCAGAACACATTACTCTAATAACACGAATGTTAGGTGGGTATTGCATTCTTGCAGTACCTGCAGTATCTGCTCCACCA
This DNA window, taken from Methanobrevibacter sp., encodes the following:
- a CDS encoding hydrogenase iron-sulfur subunit, whose translation is MSEDIKIVMFCCNWCSYGGADTAGTARMQYPPNIRVIRVMCSGRIDPQFILKAFRDGADGVFVAGCHMGDCHYDAGNYKLDRRMRLVYKLVEDMGIGRERVHHDWISASEGEKFASSVKMMVNRIKDLGPSPLKAQLDAEG
- a CDS encoding Ni/Fe hydrogenase subunit alpha — translated: MVKLTMEPVTRIEGHAKITVHLDEAGNVEDTRLHVMEFRGFEKFLQGRPAEEVPRIVPRICGICDVQHHLAAAKAVDQIYGFDDDEILPAAYKMRELMNWGSYMHSHALHFYFLAAPDLVIPDGTRKTRNVFQIIQDMPEVALQAIKIRRNGLDIVSATGGRPIHPTSSTPGGISTELDEETQADLLAKAKENIELAQATIELAVPILEEKIDLVKTLGYFGDTRHCGLVTKDGDWDVYNGKVRIKDVDGSIYTEYNNLEYKDVVAEHVKPYSWLKFPYIKELGYPEGIYRVAPLSRINVCDKMPDAAPLAQGALEDFRERFGYAQYPLLFHWARLIELLASAEMAADALEQDLSGDKFPEALERTAGEGAGIVEAARGTLIHHYTTDDEGLITQANIIVATIQNNPAMEMGIQQVAKDYIKPGVEVDDKIFNLMEMVIRAHDPCLSCATHTMDSQMRLATVEVYDSEGNMIKKI
- a CDS encoding F420-nonreducing hydrogenase, which gives rise to MADKARVGTMWLGACSGCHLSIADFHESLLDVLELAQFEFSPVLCDTKYDEVPELDVLIVEGGIRNEENRELAEMLREKAGLVIAYGTCACYGGIPGLGNLHTVEELTTEGYINSCSTVNPEGIIPNEDVPALESRVRPLGEVIQVDLAIPGCPPKSDVVAEAILTLLNGGTIELPTTNLCEVCPREKPPAGLAMDFIKRQFEVGKPEDDLCLIAQGLVCMGPATVSLCGAQCPSIAIPCRGCYGPTAKVNDAGAKMISAIASDYGINEDKTVDPEQVADQLDDIVGTFYTYTLPAALVPAKMQKGGK